From a single Planococcus shenhongbingii genomic region:
- the hpaD gene encoding 3,4-dihydroxyphenylacetate 2,3-dioxygenase, with product MILRLGQVELFVTNLDKSKEFYVDVLGFTEVERTETNLYLRAADEFDKYSLILTEKETAALGSFSLRVSSPEYLEVLQKKHEEMGIETQYLPKGTHPGQGPVLRVAEPNGHPVEFYHSMEQIEVGGQNGGVDALPMRKSHLQNGIPPICIDHMNLRVKDVDKALEYWQAIGFSISEYVQDGEETFAAWTRAKTSTHDVALVKQEEAALHHFAYIVDGVAGVIRTADLLADAGYRDNIDYGPGRHGATNAFFLYITDPDGHRLEIYSGDYNRDTDLPPIGWTKEQYDKKGRLWWGPSVPDSFFKTTPVNKEWLKTPVQK from the coding sequence ATGATTTTGCGCTTAGGGCAAGTAGAACTTTTTGTAACCAATTTAGACAAATCCAAAGAATTTTATGTAGATGTACTCGGATTTACCGAAGTGGAAAGAACAGAAACGAATTTATACTTAAGAGCTGCAGATGAATTCGATAAATATTCCTTGATTTTGACAGAAAAAGAGACGGCAGCATTGGGCAGTTTCAGCTTAAGAGTTTCAAGCCCGGAATATTTGGAAGTGCTGCAAAAGAAGCACGAAGAAATGGGCATCGAAACGCAATACTTGCCGAAAGGCACGCATCCTGGCCAAGGCCCTGTATTGAGAGTGGCAGAGCCGAACGGCCATCCGGTAGAGTTTTACCATTCAATGGAACAAATTGAAGTCGGCGGTCAGAATGGCGGTGTAGATGCACTTCCGATGCGGAAATCACATCTTCAGAACGGAATTCCGCCAATTTGCATCGATCATATGAATTTGCGCGTCAAAGACGTCGATAAAGCCTTGGAATATTGGCAAGCAATCGGTTTCAGCATTTCTGAATACGTCCAGGACGGGGAAGAAACTTTTGCGGCATGGACAAGAGCCAAAACTTCCACACACGATGTGGCACTTGTGAAACAGGAAGAAGCGGCGCTTCATCATTTTGCATATATCGTAGACGGCGTTGCAGGCGTAATCAGAACTGCTGATTTATTGGCGGATGCGGGCTATAGAGACAATATCGATTACGGACCGGGCAGACACGGGGCAACAAACGCCTTCTTCTTATATATTACAGATCCAGACGGCCATCGCCTTGAAATCTATTCCGGCGACTACAACCGGGATACCGACCTTCCGCCAATCGGCTGGACAAAAGAACAATACGATAAAAAAGGGCGCTTATGGTGGGGACCAAGTGTACCGGATAGCTTCTTCAAAACCACACCGGTCAATAAAGAATGGCTCAAGACACCTGTTCAAAAATAA
- a CDS encoding XylR N-terminal domain-containing protein: MGIKVSEESINEKLAINERPIVLSSSSFGILRKQLVRNIGMERIGSFLFHFGWEMGIKDAEKAKDEGLSLEELIKKGPLLHIESGHIRGIVHDCDVKHDESGNVLSVFGRGVWKDSYEAIEHKKMLGISKKPVCHTLIGYSSGFMSTAFGEPLLAKEVTCIGAGDAECRWIVRTEKEWAEEAQTDLPMYNETSIVEELEYTYDQLLEQKNIITRLADFQQKLTEEVLNGNTMQEIANIVYEIGRIPVVIVGLDFRTAIYSGLSEREHEELKLDLEQHLEKQEMHYLKSDRGNQLPSIKNKVIKTAVQERLVTPVLVQKEVLGYCSFVYRGDTEPHAEDHLFLNRCANAASIILLNEKTKFESFERMKGNFLEHILTGKFDAGEIIRRGQYTNVDLEEPYHITVVNYEGPETSLEESFIFQEQLLETAFRYFHDNGQNILVGNHDGSLALLITEEKTKRTSISVEIEKFHEFIKQKYPQAIFRFGISNTGRAMENAPNHWEEAKIALRFALKKEIVLFQSLGIIGVLINTQNTEAIKMIARQELGVMYDTKDPKKAEQLKTLYIFLMNAGKLEQTMNDLALSMSGLRHRIDKIENLLGKNLRDPNEGYQLLMILKCLIALGELTIE, from the coding sequence ATGGGAATCAAGGTATCTGAGGAAAGCATCAACGAAAAACTGGCGATAAATGAACGGCCAATTGTCCTTTCTTCTTCTTCCTTCGGGATTTTAAGGAAACAGCTCGTCAGAAATATAGGGATGGAAAGAATAGGGAGCTTTTTGTTTCATTTTGGATGGGAAATGGGCATCAAAGATGCAGAAAAAGCGAAGGATGAAGGATTGTCGTTAGAGGAACTGATCAAGAAAGGGCCTCTTCTGCATATTGAAAGCGGCCACATTAGAGGAATCGTCCATGACTGTGATGTGAAACACGACGAGTCGGGGAATGTTCTATCGGTTTTCGGCAGAGGGGTATGGAAAGATTCCTATGAGGCAATCGAACACAAAAAGATGCTGGGCATCTCCAAGAAACCCGTCTGCCACACATTGATTGGGTACTCCAGCGGATTTATGTCCACTGCATTCGGGGAACCGCTTCTCGCAAAAGAAGTTACCTGCATAGGAGCAGGTGATGCGGAATGCCGCTGGATAGTCCGTACAGAAAAGGAGTGGGCGGAAGAAGCGCAGACGGATCTGCCGATGTACAACGAAACCTCTATTGTTGAAGAGCTGGAATATACGTACGATCAATTGCTTGAACAAAAGAATATTATCACCCGTTTAGCGGATTTTCAGCAGAAATTGACCGAAGAAGTGCTAAATGGCAATACAATGCAGGAAATAGCGAATATCGTCTACGAGATTGGCCGAATTCCGGTTGTGATTGTAGGCCTTGATTTCCGGACGGCAATCTATTCAGGATTATCTGAACGAGAACACGAAGAGCTCAAGCTGGATTTGGAGCAGCATCTTGAGAAACAGGAAATGCATTACTTGAAGTCCGACAGAGGAAATCAACTCCCCTCTATCAAGAACAAAGTGATCAAGACCGCTGTTCAAGAGCGGCTGGTTACGCCCGTTCTGGTACAGAAAGAAGTGCTCGGTTATTGTTCATTTGTGTATAGAGGGGACACGGAACCTCATGCGGAAGATCATTTATTCCTGAACCGGTGCGCAAATGCAGCTTCCATCATTCTCTTGAATGAAAAAACCAAATTTGAATCTTTCGAAAGAATGAAAGGGAACTTTCTTGAGCACATTTTGACTGGCAAATTTGATGCCGGTGAAATCATCAGAAGAGGGCAATATACGAATGTCGATCTGGAAGAGCCTTATCACATTACGGTGGTCAATTATGAGGGGCCGGAAACCTCGCTGGAGGAATCGTTCATTTTTCAGGAACAGCTTCTCGAAACCGCTTTCCGCTACTTCCATGATAATGGGCAAAATATATTGGTGGGGAATCATGACGGCTCTTTGGCGCTGCTCATTACGGAAGAAAAGACCAAAAGAACTTCGATTAGTGTGGAAATCGAGAAATTCCATGAATTCATAAAGCAGAAATATCCACAAGCCATTTTCAGGTTCGGCATAAGCAATACAGGGAGAGCCATGGAAAATGCCCCGAATCACTGGGAAGAAGCAAAGATCGCTTTACGGTTCGCCCTGAAAAAAGAAATTGTCCTGTTCCAGTCTCTCGGTATTATAGGGGTTCTGATCAACACACAAAATACAGAAGCCATTAAAATGATTGCACGCCAGGAATTAGGAGTCATGTACGATACTAAAGACCCCAAAAAAGCGGAGCAATTGAAAACACTTTATATTTTTCTCATGAACGCCGGAAAACTTGAGCAGACGATGAACGACTTGGCACTGTCCATGAGCGGGCTAAGGCACAGGATTGACAAGATCGAAAACCTTCTTGGAAAAAACTTGCGGGATCCGAACGAAGGATATCAGCTTCTGATGATTTTAAAATGCCTTATTGCTTTAGGCGAATTGACCATAGAATAG
- a CDS encoding flavin reductase family protein codes for MDDMKFRKAMGKFATGVTVIATENQEGVHGMTANAFMSVSLDPKLVVISIKENAKILEKIRESQKYSVNILAADQEELSMIFAGQLKEHSEVVFGYLDNQPVIPGALAQVVCEVSHEHIEGDHSLFIGKVTDIHLEDEAEPLVFYSGYRTLTEKQPAPL; via the coding sequence ATGGACGATATGAAGTTCAGAAAGGCAATGGGAAAATTTGCGACAGGCGTAACGGTCATCGCCACGGAAAATCAGGAAGGCGTGCATGGCATGACAGCAAATGCTTTTATGTCGGTTTCGCTTGATCCGAAGCTCGTTGTGATTTCAATAAAAGAAAACGCGAAAATCCTTGAAAAAATCAGAGAAAGCCAAAAGTATTCGGTCAATATTCTGGCAGCTGACCAGGAAGAACTTTCCATGATTTTTGCCGGCCAACTGAAAGAACATAGCGAAGTCGTTTTTGGCTACTTGGATAACCAGCCGGTCATTCCAGGTGCTCTGGCACAAGTGGTTTGTGAAGTTTCACATGAACATATTGAAGGCGACCACAGTTTGTTCATCGGCAAAGTGACAGATATCCATCTGGAAGACGAAGCAGAACCGCTTGTCTTCTATTCCGGCTACCGGACATTGACTGAAAAACAGCCTGCCCCTCTGTAA
- a CDS encoding 2-keto-4-pentenoate hydratase, with protein sequence MAAEAEKKSVAALTDTYENLTIDEAYEIQLKGIQQKIEAGDRIAGKKIGLTSVAMQELLGVDQPDYGHLLASMEVENAETVSSSTLFQPKVEGEIVFVLKKGLKGPSVTAEEVMEATDYIMPSLEIVDSRITDWKIKLPDTIADNASCGLFVLGKEKFSPTDMDLAGIEMKLYKNGEHVNTGYGKDVLGHPATCVAWLANKLYEFGEELEAGEVILSGALSAAVAAEPGDRFTAEFTQLGKVEVSFN encoded by the coding sequence ATGGCAGCGGAAGCAGAAAAGAAATCTGTGGCTGCGCTGACGGATACTTACGAAAACCTGACAATAGATGAAGCCTACGAAATCCAATTAAAAGGCATCCAGCAGAAAATTGAAGCAGGGGACCGGATTGCCGGTAAAAAAATCGGATTGACTTCTGTTGCCATGCAGGAGCTGTTAGGCGTTGACCAGCCGGACTATGGCCATCTGCTGGCGAGCATGGAAGTGGAAAATGCAGAAACCGTATCATCTTCCACTCTTTTTCAGCCCAAAGTGGAAGGGGAAATTGTGTTTGTGCTTAAAAAGGGACTGAAAGGCCCTTCCGTTACAGCGGAAGAAGTAATGGAAGCGACCGACTATATTATGCCTTCCCTTGAAATTGTCGACAGCCGGATCACCGATTGGAAAATCAAGCTGCCGGATACCATCGCAGACAATGCTTCCTGTGGGCTTTTTGTTCTAGGCAAGGAAAAATTCTCGCCGACGGATATGGACCTGGCAGGAATAGAAATGAAACTGTATAAAAACGGTGAACATGTCAATACCGGCTATGGCAAAGACGTTTTAGGGCATCCTGCGACTTGTGTCGCATGGCTCGCGAACAAATTGTATGAATTCGGCGAGGAACTCGAAGCAGGAGAAGTCATCTTGTCCGGGGCACTGTCAGCTGCAGTCGCCGCGGAACCGGGAGATCGGTTTACAGCTGAATTCACCCAGCTGGGCAAAGTGGAAGTTTCTTTTAACTGA
- a CDS encoding MFS transporter, with amino-acid sequence MKHNNLNNAGISKKAWLVIALLFVVTVISNADKAIIGFASVPLMEELGLTAAQWGMVGGVFFLLYSISAILGGVLADRIGVRAVMAGMVALWSIVQFSTIFVNSFAFLLATRIILGAGEGPSYSLAMTAASKWLPKEKLGIGMTLVSIGGPLGVAISAPMLVHLILNYGWRSAFIATGIIGIVWIFFWLGIVKSKDEKMAEPAARKTAATDSRPETKFSSVLKSKNFILIALCGFATYWSFTIGLNWLPNYLENVRRLESEVLTIVVALPWVLITLTQLFFSTLSDRLYRKTQDIVKGRIFVLGPVMVAGALSYFFGAMAQSNFIAIALLSLGLALGCITLVLGPVILVNLVSKEHQGKIQGWFMAVTSLGGIVGPYITGLLVENASSVSMGFQLAFQSSGLVILIFGGLVWAAVRPNKLQGPTPIRLPEEVQG; translated from the coding sequence ATGAAGCATAACAATTTGAACAACGCAGGTATATCCAAAAAGGCCTGGCTGGTAATTGCGCTGCTATTTGTGGTGACGGTCATCAGCAACGCCGATAAAGCGATTATAGGCTTTGCATCTGTACCGCTCATGGAAGAATTGGGGTTGACGGCTGCCCAGTGGGGAATGGTCGGCGGTGTTTTCTTTCTATTGTATTCTATTTCAGCAATTCTAGGCGGCGTCCTCGCAGACCGCATAGGCGTCAGAGCGGTGATGGCAGGAATGGTGGCCCTCTGGTCGATTGTCCAGTTTTCCACCATCTTTGTGAACAGTTTCGCTTTTCTGCTTGCTACCCGGATCATTCTAGGTGCCGGAGAAGGACCATCTTATTCACTGGCGATGACAGCTGCCTCCAAATGGCTGCCTAAAGAGAAGCTCGGCATCGGAATGACATTAGTATCAATCGGCGGGCCGCTCGGCGTAGCCATTTCCGCGCCTATGCTCGTACACCTGATCTTGAATTATGGCTGGCGTTCTGCCTTTATCGCTACAGGCATCATCGGCATTGTATGGATTTTCTTTTGGCTCGGGATTGTCAAAAGCAAAGACGAAAAAATGGCTGAGCCTGCAGCCCGCAAGACAGCAGCTACAGACAGCCGGCCTGAAACGAAGTTTTCTTCTGTGCTTAAATCCAAGAACTTCATCTTGATTGCGCTGTGTGGATTTGCTACTTACTGGTCGTTTACGATCGGCCTTAACTGGCTTCCTAATTACTTGGAAAATGTGCGGCGGCTTGAATCTGAAGTCTTGACGATTGTGGTCGCATTGCCTTGGGTTCTCATTACGTTGACCCAGCTTTTCTTTTCCACGCTTTCCGATCGCCTCTACCGGAAAACCCAGGACATTGTCAAAGGGCGAATCTTTGTGTTGGGACCAGTGATGGTAGCAGGAGCGCTCAGCTACTTCTTCGGCGCAATGGCCCAAAGCAATTTCATTGCCATTGCTTTATTGTCTCTCGGCTTAGCGCTGGGGTGTATCACATTGGTACTGGGTCCGGTCATCTTGGTGAATCTGGTTTCTAAAGAACATCAAGGCAAAATCCAAGGCTGGTTCATGGCTGTCACTTCGCTTGGCGGAATCGTTGGACCATACATAACCGGGCTTTTAGTCGAAAATGCTTCAAGTGTTTCCATGGGCTTTCAATTAGCTTTCCAAAGCAGCGGCTTAGTCATCCTTATCTTTGGCGGCCTCGTTTGGGCAGCTGTCCGTCCGAACAAACTGCAAGGGCCAACTCCAATCAGACTGCCTGAAGAAGTGCAGGGATAA
- the dmpG gene encoding 4-hydroxy-2-oxovalerate aldolase, which yields MTNEKKIIFNDVTLRDGMHAISHQYTVEQIAELTRLIDESGADIIEATHGDGLGGSSIQYGFSKETEKDIITTAVENATNAKVGVLLIPGIGTIHHLNNAAEWGAQVVRVATHCTEADVSEQHIKAALSLGLDTVGFLMMSHRAEPEVLLEEAKKMESYGASTIYVVDSAGALTMDDTRRRVALFKENLSADIGFHGHNNLSLAVANSLVALEEGASRIDTSLAGMGAGAGNTATEQLVAVMNKLGLPHSVDLYQAMDIAENVVKPLMKRPVQIDNLSLTLGYTGVYSSFLLFAERAGKEFGVDPRDILIKLSEMGAVGGQEDWITGVAQELAKAQA from the coding sequence ATGACAAACGAAAAAAAAATCATCTTCAATGACGTTACGCTGCGCGACGGCATGCATGCAATTTCCCATCAATACACGGTGGAACAGATAGCGGAACTGACAAGGCTGATTGATGAATCGGGAGCCGATATTATTGAAGCCACCCATGGCGACGGGCTTGGCGGCAGTTCCATCCAATACGGTTTTTCAAAAGAAACTGAAAAAGACATCATTACAACAGCAGTCGAAAATGCGACAAACGCAAAAGTCGGTGTGCTGTTGATTCCAGGGATCGGCACGATCCACCATTTGAACAATGCCGCAGAATGGGGGGCCCAAGTGGTTCGTGTGGCGACGCATTGTACAGAAGCGGATGTTTCCGAACAGCATATTAAAGCGGCTCTTAGTCTAGGGCTGGATACCGTCGGCTTCCTGATGATGTCCCACCGGGCAGAGCCTGAAGTCTTGCTGGAAGAAGCGAAGAAGATGGAATCGTACGGCGCAAGCACCATTTATGTGGTGGATTCTGCGGGAGCATTGACGATGGATGACACGAGAAGAAGAGTCGCATTGTTCAAAGAGAACTTAAGTGCCGATATCGGCTTCCATGGCCATAATAACCTCTCTCTTGCAGTCGCGAACTCACTTGTCGCTTTAGAAGAAGGGGCCAGCCGGATCGATACAAGTCTTGCCGGAATGGGCGCAGGCGCTGGAAACACGGCAACGGAACAGCTTGTAGCGGTGATGAACAAACTTGGCTTGCCGCATTCGGTTGATTTATACCAAGCAATGGACATTGCAGAGAATGTAGTGAAGCCGCTTATGAAGCGGCCGGTACAAATCGATAACCTCAGCTTGACACTTGGTTATACAGGCGTCTATTCCAGCTTCCTGCTGTTTGCTGAAAGAGCCGGAAAAGAATTCGGTGTAGATCCCCGTGATATTCTGATCAAACTTAGTGAAATGGGCGCCGTAGGGGGCCAGGAAGATTGGATTACGGGTGTAGCACAAGAACTTGCTAAAGCACAGGCTTGA
- a CDS encoding acyl-CoA dehydrogenase, translating to MSTQILKQESPVLEELLLGAEQIGKLAEQEAQQAEENSSVSDNVVNLMKETEISRIMLPKEYGGPQVSIKEFAAIVRKVANYNISAAWLTYLYPLHNMLPAYLPKAGRDEIINSEGLISDIFAAMGTAVKDGDGYRISGKWNFVSGILHSEWVGVGVKIQFPDKEKPEVCLPILKTSEVEIVENWDTFGLRGSGSNQVIAENVYVPMERILRPDPAEATRKPPEEDYDKDYPFYGVPFYPTFYVGFPSIAIGGAERVIAEFKQMTEKRIRLMDGVRESESPRSQRVLAEITTEFHTAEALMDKYIDLLVDYEKNGATTPNSEFFALRTKIIKICTEIALRALLTLGGGALYKNGPIELFIRDILSVATHKTSLYEDSVAAYGQDLFGFESGVRG from the coding sequence ATGAGTACCCAAATCTTGAAACAAGAAAGTCCAGTTCTGGAGGAGTTGCTGCTAGGTGCAGAACAAATCGGGAAGTTGGCCGAACAAGAAGCACAACAAGCCGAAGAAAACTCGAGCGTTTCGGATAATGTCGTTAATTTGATGAAAGAAACGGAAATTTCACGGATAATGCTCCCGAAAGAATATGGCGGTCCTCAAGTCAGCATAAAAGAATTCGCCGCCATTGTCCGAAAGGTAGCGAATTACAATATTTCAGCAGCATGGTTAACTTACCTTTACCCGCTCCATAATATGCTGCCGGCTTATCTTCCAAAGGCAGGCAGAGATGAAATCATCAACAGCGAAGGATTGATCAGCGATATATTCGCAGCTATGGGAACAGCAGTAAAAGATGGCGATGGCTATCGGATCAGTGGGAAATGGAACTTTGTCAGTGGAATCCTGCACAGTGAATGGGTTGGAGTTGGCGTGAAAATCCAATTTCCCGATAAGGAAAAACCTGAAGTTTGCCTGCCGATTCTTAAAACATCTGAAGTGGAAATTGTAGAAAACTGGGACACGTTCGGCCTTCGCGGCAGTGGGAGCAACCAAGTTATTGCAGAAAATGTTTATGTGCCGATGGAACGGATCCTTCGTCCCGATCCTGCAGAAGCTACGAGAAAGCCTCCCGAAGAAGATTACGACAAAGACTATCCATTTTACGGTGTGCCATTCTATCCAACTTTCTATGTAGGCTTTCCAAGTATAGCGATCGGTGGTGCTGAACGGGTAATTGCAGAATTTAAACAAATGACTGAAAAACGGATCCGCTTGATGGATGGCGTCAGAGAAAGTGAATCCCCGAGAAGCCAGCGAGTGTTGGCTGAAATCACGACAGAATTCCACACAGCCGAGGCATTGATGGATAAATACATCGACTTGCTGGTGGACTATGAAAAAAATGGTGCCACAACTCCAAACTCGGAATTCTTTGCCTTACGGACGAAAATCATTAAAATCTGTACAGAAATAGCCTTAAGAGCCTTACTGACATTAGGCGGTGGAGCACTTTACAAAAACGGCCCGATTGAATTGTTCATTAGGGACATTTTGTCCGTGGCGACGCATAAAACTTCCTTATACGAAGATTCAGTAGCAGCTTACGGTCAGGATCTATTCGGCTTTGAAAGCGGCGTCAGAGGATAA
- a CDS encoding FAD synthetase family protein, which produces MKTIYLNKENLSGWQKRASSNVMALGYFDGLHRGHCKVIETARSIAEEKGLPLTVMSFFPHPKTVLSNGKEQVHYLMPLSEKEERLRKLGVDTFLIVEFDKEFAGLLPEQFVGKYLIDLEVVHAVAGFDFSYGSKGAGNMDRLKSDSAGRVETTKVAKVTYRNEKIGSTCIREKLFCGNVEELPHLLGQAYEVKCQWNGTCLETDPDYLLPAPGRYAVTLKNEWGSAFAELSVMEQAGGLSLSCGNLLKDFVEGPLTVTWHNRIVENAAVNV; this is translated from the coding sequence ATGAAAACGATTTACCTGAACAAAGAAAATTTGTCTGGCTGGCAGAAAAGAGCAAGTTCGAATGTTATGGCACTCGGGTATTTTGATGGCCTTCATCGCGGACATTGCAAAGTGATTGAGACAGCTCGCTCGATAGCCGAAGAAAAAGGGTTGCCTTTGACGGTCATGAGCTTTTTCCCGCATCCCAAGACGGTTTTATCAAATGGAAAAGAGCAGGTCCATTATTTGATGCCGCTTTCTGAAAAAGAAGAAAGACTTCGGAAGCTGGGGGTCGATACATTTTTGATCGTTGAATTTGACAAAGAATTCGCGGGCTTGCTGCCTGAACAATTCGTCGGCAAATATTTGATTGATTTAGAGGTCGTACATGCAGTCGCAGGATTCGATTTTTCATATGGCTCCAAAGGCGCCGGCAATATGGACCGCTTAAAAAGCGATTCAGCTGGAAGAGTCGAAACGACAAAAGTGGCCAAAGTCACTTACCGCAATGAAAAAATTGGCTCGACCTGTATCCGGGAAAAGCTCTTCTGCGGCAATGTAGAGGAACTCCCGCATCTGCTGGGCCAAGCTTATGAAGTGAAATGCCAGTGGAACGGGACTTGTCTTGAAACCGATCCCGATTACCTGCTGCCTGCGCCCGGAAGATATGCAGTCACGCTGAAAAATGAATGGGGCTCGGCCTTTGCCGAACTGAGCGTCATGGAACAGGCAGGCGGGCTGTCCTTGTCCTGCGGCAACTTGCTAAAAGACTTTGTGGAAGGTCCGCTCACGGTTACCTGGCATAACCGGATTGTGGAAAATGCAGCGGTGAATGTTTGA
- a CDS encoding alpha/beta fold hydrolase, with amino-acid sequence MSMWTDLQDVEYSLYYLDAGGIKTRVLEAGTGEPLILLHGTGGHIEAYARNIKGLSEKFRVICIDMLGHGYTDKPEYAYGIDAYSDHLLDVIKALDLSEVLLSGESLGGWVAAWFAAHHPGIAKALVLNTPGNVNNNPEIMKALKESTIKAVIEANYENVKTRLEWLMYDKSQVTDELIEARYKIYTQPAYQKAVYNIVALQDLEFRQKYAWDPSWCGKIDVPTLLAWTDHDPTSKVEAAKPIQEMIPGSELTVITDAGHWPQWEQVEAFNETLTDFLMAKVR; translated from the coding sequence ATGTCAATGTGGACTGATTTACAAGATGTGGAATATAGCCTTTACTATTTAGATGCGGGCGGCATCAAAACAAGGGTTTTAGAAGCCGGCACAGGTGAACCGTTAATTCTGCTTCACGGGACAGGTGGACATATTGAAGCGTACGCGAGGAATATCAAAGGGTTGAGCGAGAAATTCCGGGTGATCTGCATCGATATGCTGGGACATGGCTACACAGATAAGCCGGAATATGCTTATGGCATCGATGCTTACAGCGACCATCTTCTGGACGTGATCAAGGCTCTCGATTTATCGGAAGTTTTACTTTCGGGTGAATCATTGGGCGGCTGGGTTGCAGCGTGGTTTGCAGCACACCATCCAGGAATCGCCAAGGCGCTTGTCCTAAATACTCCGGGAAATGTCAACAATAACCCGGAAATCATGAAAGCATTGAAAGAATCTACCATCAAAGCGGTTATAGAAGCCAATTATGAAAATGTAAAAACACGCCTTGAATGGCTAATGTACGATAAGAGCCAAGTAACAGATGAGTTGATCGAAGCCCGCTACAAAATCTATACACAGCCAGCTTATCAGAAAGCGGTTTATAATATTGTCGCTCTTCAAGATCTGGAATTCAGACAAAAGTATGCATGGGATCCTTCCTGGTGCGGGAAGATCGATGTACCTACACTTTTGGCGTGGACGGACCATGACCCGACTTCTAAAGTGGAAGCGGCCAAGCCAATCCAGGAAATGATTCCGGGCAGTGAACTGACCGTCATCACCGATGCAGGGCATTGGCCACAGTGGGAACAAGTTGAAGCCTTCAATGAAACTTTAACAGATTTTCTCATGGCAAAAGTAAGGTAA